The window GTATTTCATAGATCCCGTGCTCCGAATGTAGAGTTGCAAAGTCTTTAAACTTAGTTTGAATGTAATGCCTGACCTGCAAATATCTATAAAAGTGTGAATGTGGCAGATTATATTTCCCTTTTAGTTGACCAAATGATGAGAATTTATTATCAATATACATATCCTTGATAGACACTAAACCCTTATCTCTCCAGTCATGATAAGTCTTGTCATGCCAAGGAGGCATAAAATCATGATTAAAACATATTGGCGTCTGTACAGATGTGTCTGGCAATGCCAAAAATCTTCTAATCTGATTCAAAATTCTAATGGTTTGTTTTAAAACCCAGACATTTATAAGAGTCTAATTTTTCCAACTTGGTAAATAACATAGCCGACAGAGAGGAATTTTTCACTGATTCAGCTTCCAGTCTAACCCATAATGGGAGCGTCGATGCCTGGTTATCCGGGGAGTCCTGCTGCCAGAACACTAATGCTCTGATATTAGCAGCCCAGTAGTAATGTTTAAAAACTGGCAGACCCAGCCCTCCTTCTCTCTtggttttctgcagtgtatgtATACTTCTGACTTTGATGAaagtaataaaagaaaatacatagtTTTCACTCTTTATCCTGATAGTTCATGAATACAAAGAATATGTTAACACTGATTAatctaaaacaaaaaagtttactCTTATCTGATGTTTGACggtaaagaaaaaatgttttggtttttttttaagtgtaaacatctggtttcaactgtagtagtagatggtgtttttaaatgactatATGTTTTATAAATAAGTATTATATGCAGTAGTTTATTTTAGTTGTATGAGAAGTACATTGATGTTCTGTGTTGTAGGTTATAATGGTTGCACACCCATTATGAATCAAATCAGCTTCTAAATAATTTGCTGGTTTTCCTCTCTCTACttgctttttactttacttGAGAGATactgacctcagtaaacagcTTGGGTATCTGCAACTGTATCTTATGGACACTCAGGTGAAGAACAGAGCTGAGCTATCAACTGATGATTACCTGATGGTGTGTTGGGTCAGGTGGCGGGGGGCGGATGCTGGACTCCCCTTAAACTGCCACTTCGACAGCATTCTGAGGGAGGCTTTGGACACTGAGTCAGAATGGACAATGTTCTGCACCTTCATAGCTGAGCCTGCTGTAAGGAGCTGTGGCAGCAAGGTGTTTGGTGCCTGTCGTGGTGGCAATCTCCCAGAAGGAAGCCATTAAACTGAAGGCGGAGTTCTATCAGGCTTGGTTAGCCATCAGCCGGTGGCCTCCGGCTCACACTGGAGGGGTTCACAGTGTGCGATATACTGAATATACTCAATGTATCgcaagtttttccacaaaaagtCAAACACTGCCTGGACTGACAAACAAACCATCCTTAAAGATATTAGAACACACCAAGCTTCTGTGTTATTTGAgccagagactgcacttgtggatgaacaataaaacatttttaaatatttattatatcAGTAATGTAACTTGCAATACAAAGTTATGAGAAGCTTAAACTtagtttcagaataattaaatctgagactttgttttattgtaaggttaataaagttttagatagtgtgacaaataaaaatataaactttaattctgaaaatatttattattaaataacacCAGCTACAATATTGGTAATATgtgtgttgttcagcagaacagtgtccagtatgttggctgatatactttatttacattttaaaataacagttgggctgattttaacacattaaaaggagtgtttttaataattattttttaaataaaaatacaatgttTATATTAAATGTTGTACTAGAAATAAGTTCAAGGACGATAAAACGTCATGTGATTTAGTTACATTCAACTTGTATGcagcaaaattaaaaacaagttaCCACAAAAAGTGTTAAAAGTACTGGTTGTGTTTGACCTCATCACCAGGATGAGTTGGAAATACTTCAGTTTCCCTCAGGTGGCCTTTTGCTGGTTGGATTGCCACTACAGTCTGTAAACTGTAGAGGTAATGTTGTGAGCTCATTGGatgaacagtttctgaaatactcagacccatctggcaccaacaaccacgcgTTCTCTTTCCCCCATTCTGATACTTGGTTTgaccttcagcaggtcatcatgAACATGTCTGTATGCTTAAATACTTCAATTTGCTGACATCTGATTGGTTCActagatatttgtgtttaacgagcaggtgaacaggtgtacctggCAAAGTGGGTGTAACCCTCAGTGTTACTGACATGTtccacactgacacacaaaaatacTCTGTGCCCCACACTGTTTTATTAAGCATGTCTAATCACTGTAGACATTACAAATACCttcttgaaggagaggtcaaaggtcagttacCTTTATAGGTTCCTGCTATATGTTATGCCATATACACAGCACAGTTGTAGGAATAATAGTTTCTAAGTTCTAAagctttttgtcaattttcaCCCAATAAATcataaagttgaccttgaagaccacaaattttaatgtattgttaacatgaccccaaTCTACAGCCCTACAACATTTTAACAGGAGTCATTTAAAACTTTTCCAGCTATCCTGTTGACAGAAAAAGATtaacaagcaaaaaacaaaacaaacaaaagaaaaaaaaacaggaacaaaatgtaattatttctgATTAGAAGCTGTACAGTCCGGACTGACTTTAACAAATGTGCTATAGGCTCACCTGGAAAAAAGTGAGATTTACAAGACTGATTTTCGTGCCAAAGGCTTGCACAGACCTAAGCTCACTTATGACCACTAGAGCAGGAACCAAGACCTCAGCaaatcctaaggctaattagcacgatagcctttattaaaaaacatttgctaAACGTTTTCATTGCTAACATATACCTGTGTTACAGCATGGTGAGTAGCAAGAACGCTAAGCtattgttacctttgaaaagaaaaatgtgaagatgtAATATTAGCATGAGctatatgctaatgttattcactcaagcaaacatctcagttactgacttgctgctttctaatatcgatgtttatttctggatatacctacatgcctacatggttattatacatcccacataaagggtgacaaaggcagtaactagaAATGATCATAAATTAACTGTAAATTAAGCTGCGCTGGCCTccattcatatagttctatcacgtgcacgcacacgcacgtTGGCAACCGTAACATGCGTAATTTCAGGAAAATAGCTCTACCATTGACCAATCTCACCTGTCCTAAGGTCATTGTTCTCACTTcctatcacttcctgttccaacacatggttgtgtttttgtgtagcttatcTGGATAgccaaaataattaaaaacttaTAGATAACTTCTTATTTCATAGTTTAATCTTCACTTGCTTCATCTGAAGCACACTCTCTTTcaccccatcttatcttaatgaccttgtagtaccatatcaccctattagagcactttgctctcgcactgcaggcctacttgctgttcctagagtatttaaaaatagaatgggaggcagagccttcaattttcaggcccctcttctattgaaccagcttccagtttggattcaggagacagacactatctctacttttaagattaggcttaaaactttccttagCATATAATTAGAGCTgcaccaggtgaccctgaatcctcccttagtcaTGCTGCAATGGGGTGGGCTGCTgggggactcccatgatgcactgagtatttcttcttcagtcacctttctcactcactatgtgttaatagacctctgtgcactgaatcatattgttattaatctctgtctctcttccacagcatgtctttatcctgtcttccttctctcaccccaaccggtcgcggcagatggccccgcccctccctgagcctggttctgccggaggtttcttcctgttaaaagggagtttttccttcccactgtcgccacagtgcttgctcatagggggtcatatgattgttgggtttttctctgtatgtattattgtaggtctaccttataaagcaccttgagacaactgttgttgtgattctttttctgtataaataaaaatgacattgaaataatataataatatagtaAAATAACATAATAGTCACATGGAGACATAGGGCACTGTTAATTCCTTTAGTACATTTTCATGACAATATAGTCATATTTTTAGTTTATGTGCAGAGAACAGAGACAGTTTGCTGAGGTACAGATGATGATGTTGGGCCATCACCAGAACAGCTTCAGTTCATTTGGCTTTGATTGGTCCAACTATCAGGAACTGTAATTATATGATGAAACACAATTCTTTCACGCTGGCCTGAGATCTGATATCTGTGAAGACTATATCATATAAATAAATCCTTTTACGAGTCCACAAGAAACACCACAAATCACAGGGCAGTCTGTGATCTTTCAGGACAGAGACATCAACAACAGTGACAGGACCCTCAGCGTCTTTCTGCTGAAGCTTTCAGGCCCGGCTCAAATTTGAGCCGCAAGCCTTTGGATGAAACTTAATTCAGGTCTTGACCAAAGTACATTTATGGTCAGTTCATACTGTATATCTTCTATATATATTCAGGGTAATAAATCAACGGTTTACACAATAGTAAAAGTTTCATTTCTCAGCTTCATTTCCCTCCAACCACTTTATGAAAGGCAAAAGCAAAAACTGCTGATGAGTAACTTTGCATAAATGTGTGCAGCGTTGCAGCTTTTCAGATGATAAGGCTTCATAATGACACCGGTGACTATACAATGGTCACCATTCAGACAGAAAGGCAGTTGTTAGAGGGTGAATGGCAGGAACACTGTGTCTGGTGCCTCTTCTCTTGCCTCTGTGTATCAGTGAGTATTCAACATCAGTTTCTATATTTAACTGCTGGTTCTTACTGCATAATTCTGTCTGTATAATAtgaaaatgattaaatgcaTCAAGTTATGCCAAACCTCTCAGAAACTGTGCACGGTGGGTATTCAGAATTGCTGTTCGGCACATATACGCAGAGCACAGTCAGAGCCTTACCCTCTGCAGCTTGAAGTCACACAGAGGTAACCCACTCGCTCTCTGTCAGCACTCAGTCGGAGTCTCATGAgtgaagtgtttttttcttttgttttgctcttCTACTCTTAAGAGCTCCATTAGCCACACAGAGGGCACAATATGTTCTGCATTGCGTCTCAAAGTTAGCATTGGTTAGTGATCATGGCCTGTTTTAGGTTTATAAATCATTGGTTTACACCATATTCCTCTGAATTAATGTCACAAACTGACAAACTGACAGTGAGATACACTGAAGCATGTAGAACATGTAATTCAAATCAGTGAGTGCACGAGCAGAACAAGAGCATGAAGCTGAGATCAAACTTCATTTGCTTCCATCTATAAGGTGCAGGTCACTGAGGTCTTCTGACAGAAACCTGCTGGTGGTTCCTCGTTCTAGGCTGAAAACGAAAAGAGACTAAGTGTGTCTTCAAGGTTGTGGCTCCTAATCTATGGAATGCACTAATATTATATTTGATCTCTGCGGTCTGAACATTTTAAAGAGCAGCTCTACTAATTTGTACAGGCTTGATTTTAGGTAGTGGATATTATCATTGTCTTttaatgtttgtatttattttttgtggatTATTATTTTGAAGCACTTTCTCTATAGAAACATTTTACCTTCATTTCCCTTCTGTCACTTTATGAAAGCCAAAAGCAAAAAGAGACGATAAGTAACTTTGCATAAATGTGTGGAGCTTTGCATTTGCAGCTGATAAAGCTTCATAATGACACTATGTGACTATGCAGTGTCCAATATTCAAACTGAAAGGCAGTCATTAGAGAGTGAATGGCAGCAACACTATGTATGGTGcctcttctcttttctctgtgtATCAGTGAGTGTTCAGCTACAGTATCTATATTTAATGGCTCTGGTGCTTACTGCGTGGTTCTGCCTTACGTCTGAGAGCAGACATTTTACAGGTACAAAGAAAAACTGGCAGTGACCTGGTGGGGCGGGGGATTCCTCTTTCAGGTGTGACGGTGAACACAGAGGTGGCTCTGCAAAAGAGAATCATTGGAGGTGATGAATGTGAGCGACAGTATCATGTACAGCTCAGAGCAGTTTATCCACATGGACCTTCCAGCTTGTGTGGAGGCTCTTTGATCAGTGACCGCTGGATTCTGACTGCAGCTCACTGTCTGAAGCCAGGAGGGTGAGGAGATCAGAGCAGCAACTAAAACTTGTGAACCCAAGGAATGTCTAGTAGCCATGTTTTTGCTATtcagtaaaaagtaaaatacattCAGACAAGATGAGAAATAGAATATGGTGACCATCAGTAATCAAGTTTTATGTTTGCTGTGCACATGCAGGATCATGTTTGCAAATCTAAGTGTGCATCAAGGGGGTCCGGAGCAAGAAGTGCAGATAACAGCAGAAGCTGAGATCTATACAGACAAAGACACCAGCACAGGCAGAGTTCATGACATCATGCTGCTGCAGCTACCTAGCAGCTCTGATGTCCAACCTATAAAACTACCTGACTGTGATGAACAGGAGGCGAGTTGTGGATGTTTCTGCTTCAGGTTCATGTGTTCTGACAGATACTGACCCGTCGTGCtaacttcagtttcagattgaAATGATACATTTATATTCCCGCGACTCTAAGTTTCTTGCTTTgaagtttttttcttaaagtttCTTCTTGACCTGAGCTCTGTGCTGTGAAGTGAGTTCAACATATGTGGAATATCTTTCCTTTATCTTAACACAACAGTGGGAATCCGGATAAGTACTCACAGGAAGCTGCTTATCAATTCAAAGCCCTGGTTATCAAGTTAACCAGGGCTTTCAATCCTAATGGATGTGGCTAAACTATACTGGCAATGCAGGTTTTAAAAAGGAAGATAAAACTgtaatattagaaaaatatgaagGGTTTAAATGCATAATACAGACTGAAGGtaacagctgctgcagaaaaatcagtgttgtgtgtgtgtgtgtgtgtgtgtgtgtgtgtgcttgtgtgtgtgtgtgtgtgtgtgtgtgtgtgtgtgtgtgtgtgtgtgtgtgtgtgtgtgagtggaaaATTGCTGTAGGGTAGCTTAGTAGTAAAAGCACTATATGAATGTGCAAGAACTTCAGAACCTTTGTTCAATAAGACTGGATGAAATCTATATCAATAAAGTCTAGCCCATTTGAAGACAagcaagaaaaacagcaaaaatccTGACTGATATCACGGCCTATCATTACACAGGAGAATCTGATGGATCATTAATCAAGTATTTCATTTAATTAATGTTTGAAAGACAGTTTCAGCTTTTATTCTGTCAGCTACAAactttctgctgtttattactgtaagagaaaataaaacttaatATAATAACAGAATTTAAACAGGctgcaaactgaaaaatatCTATGAAAAAATGCTATTGAAGAATTTTAGCCCCTCCCACTGTCCATGTAGTACAGTAGGAGGGTCTAAAGTTGAAAGTTTCAAGGGATCTTCCAGGAATGGTGATGCTGCTTTTCTGGACAAATGATCTCTAAGCTTGAACCTAACCAGAGGGATATAGTACAAAGAAAATTCAACAAGGCTTGGCTTACTTTGTGTTAGCTGGCTTGAGAAAACGTAAAACACCAGTCAGTGTCACGCCGCCGGGTATATCAACTTCTCTTTTAAGCTGTGCTTTCTGCTTCATGCTCCGTGCCCACGCATGTAACAAGGGCTGCTACAAGGCCctttaaaacaggaagtagcatgTGCTGCAGTGAGCTTGAATGGTTTCCCACTGCGTTGAGCAAGCACAGTGCAAGCATGCTAGCCAGGTGTGGCACATGATGATAAAGTGGTGACTAAAACTCTATAAAGGACATAACTAATATAACAGCAGGTCAGGGTTAATCTTACAATTTTCTCTGGTAAGAAGTCAAAATCCTTCATATAGAACTCTGAAGTTACCTGAAGAGATGAGATCCTGCTTCATAGTACAGGCCTCAGGGCAACATTTCAAAGTTAACGTGCAAAACAATCAgtatatatgtatttgtatgtaactgacaaaaaaaggagagaaaagcgTCCAAACACTTCTTGTGTCATTCCAGAGTTGAGATCGCAGGTTATGGTGCCATCACCGGACTAGCTAATGAGAAAAGAAGTAAGATGATTTTTAACAAATTTGTTgtattaagaaaaaacaaacccccAAACTGTTACTTTATTAGTAAAGAGATGTTGCAGATATTTGTACTGAAATTGTATTTTGCTTCATTTCTAATGtgttcaaagtaaaaacaagctTTTCCTGTGAGCTCAGaccattttatttctttctgcTGCATTTCTGCATAAAATACAAATctgcatcatttttttaaaaagtgctttaagctgaacTAATTTGTCCCTTTTTTCTAGAACCTGGTAAATCACCCTCTCTTCACTGTGCAGAGACTGAGGTTGTCAGCTGTACAGAGCTCAATgatattttacagaaaaaattCCCCGAGGTCCACCGAGTCAAGAGCTATCAACACTGGTTCTGTGGACAAAGTCCTGGGAAAGATATATGCCGAGTGAGTGTGCATGATCCCTCAGCTCACAGCTGTATTTATTAACCATTCAAAATACAGAAAGATTTCATTAAACTGGGAAACTGTATTTCTGTCTTGCAGGGAGACTCTGGTGGAGGAGTGGTTCATAATGGCAGGATTTATGGGGTCTCTTCTTTTGTGGGAGATCCGGACTTTGTATGCAGAGCACCGGCTGCCTTCATGGACCTCTGTGATCCTGAGTATGCAGACTGGATCAGGAAAACTATCAACCCATAAAAAGCTGTGAGGTGTGGATGTAAACAAGCTGAAATAAATAATCTTTTAGAGTTTAGCTTTGCAAAAGCATGCAAAACGTAACGGaagttgaataaaacacaatagaaatagaaaaaaatgccacaaagctgaaaaactgaacaaaaaacaaacagaaaacaaacacaaattacaacagaaataataataataacaatataaaaaaaaccacaatAGAAGTAGAAAAAACCCTTCTCATCCTAAAACTTGGTGGCAAAGTGGAATATGGTAAGGAAAGGCTCATTTAAGTGCTTTCATTACTCAAAGGTTCCTGTTAATTATGCA of the Oreochromis niloticus isolate F11D_XX unplaced genomic scaffold, O_niloticus_UMD_NMBU tig00002932_pilon, whole genome shotgun sequence genome contains:
- the LOC109200857 gene encoding kallikrein-5-like isoform X1, with translation MAGTLCLVPLLLPLCIKPGKSPSLHCAETEVVSCTELNDILQKKFPEVHRVKSYQHWFCGQSPGKDICRGDSGGGVVHNGRIYGVSSFVGDPDFVCRAPAAFMDLCDPEYADWIRKTINP
- the LOC109200857 gene encoding uncharacterized protein LOC109200857 isoform X2, which encodes MRKENLVNHPLFTVQRLRLSAVQSSMIFYRKNSPRSTESRAINTGSVDKVLGKIYAEETLVEEWFIMAGFMGSLLLWEIRTLYAEHRLPSWTSVILSMQTGSGKLSTHKKL